DNA from Halodesulfovibrio sp.:
TACCGTCTCGGCTACGCTAACTCACGTCAGCAGGCTCGTCAGATGGTTCGTCACGGCGTATTTACACTCAACAACCGTCAGGCAAACATTCCTTCTATGCAGGTGAAAGTTGGCGACGAAATCGTTGTTGTAGAAAAACATCGTAAAGATCCAGTTCTGGCGGAAGCTCAGGAAGTTATCGCTCGTCGCGGTTGTCCAAATTGGCTGGAAGTTGACGCCCCTAACTTCAAGGGTTCCGTTAAGGCTCTGCCTCAGCGCGAAGACATTCAGTTCCCAATCAACGAACAGCTGATTGTCGAGCTCTACTCCAAATAAGCGGGTTTAAAGCATGCTCATCAAACAAGGCGACAGAACTATTAATACTCGCAACTGGTCTGAGTTGGTTAAACCGGACACCATTGCGCGTATCGGCGAAGGCAACACGCAGTACGGTAAGTTTGTATGCGAGCCTCTTGAACGTGGATATGGTAACACCATCGGCAACTCTTTGCGTCGTGTGTTACTCGCTTCCCTTCAGGGCGCTGCCGCTGTTGCAGTAAAAATGTCAGGTGTACATCACGAGTTTACTACCATTGAAGGTGTGCTCGAAGATGTTACTGATATTGTACTGAACCTTAAGTCAGTACGTTTTGCTATGGACACGGAAGAACCTCAGCGTATTGAGTTCACCGCGAACAAGCAGGGCGCTGTAACTGCCGAAGCCATTAAAGGCAACCAGCACGTGATGGTTCTTAATCCGGATCAGCCATTATTCACTTTGACCGAGGATAAGGAAGTTACTTTCGAACTCGAGATCAGAATGGGTAAAGGTTACGTGCCTGCAGACATGCATGAAGGACTCAGCGATGAGATTGGTCTTATCAAGCTTGACGCTAGTTTTTCACCAGTTCGCAAGGTTGCCTACACTGTTGAGCAGGCCCGTGTCGGCCAGATGACCAACTATGACAAGCTCATCCTTGAGGTTTGGACTGATGGTTCAGTTTCACCTGAGGATGCCATTGCCTACAGTGCTAAGATCATTAAAGAACAGATTTCTGTTTTCATTAACTTCGACGAACGCATCTCTGAAGAAGAAAACGAACAGGCTGCTGCTGACAGCGGTCTGAACGAAAATCTCTTCAAAGGCATTGATGAGCTCGAACTTTCAGTTCGTGCTACTAACTGCCTGAAGAGTGCAAACGTTGCATTAGTTGGTGAACTTGTTCAGCGCACTGAATCTGAAATGCTTAAAACCAAAAACTTTGGCCGTAAGTCACTCGACGAAATTCGTCGCGTACTTGGCGAAATGGAACTGGATTTTGGCATGCAGGTTGAGGGCTTTGAGAAGAAATACCAGGATTGGTTGAAGAGGAAGCAGCAAAATGAGGCATAGAAAATCTGGAAAGAAATTCAGCAGAACACCTGCACATCGCAAGGCTATGTTTAGCAACATGGCTAAGTCTCTGCTGACTCATTACTCTCTTCGTACCACCGTGGTTAAAGCTAAAAGCCTGCG
Protein-coding regions in this window:
- the rpsD gene encoding 30S ribosomal protein S4, yielding MAKYNGAKCRICRREGSKLFLKGDRCYTDKCAFDRRPYAPGQAGRARKKVSDYAVMLREKQKVRRMYGILEKQFRAYFKKADMQKGVTGENLLALLERRLDNVVYRLGYANSRQQARQMVRHGVFTLNNRQANIPSMQVKVGDEIVVVEKHRKDPVLAEAQEVIARRGCPNWLEVDAPNFKGSVKALPQREDIQFPINEQLIVELYSK
- a CDS encoding DNA-directed RNA polymerase subunit alpha, with the translated sequence MLIKQGDRTINTRNWSELVKPDTIARIGEGNTQYGKFVCEPLERGYGNTIGNSLRRVLLASLQGAAAVAVKMSGVHHEFTTIEGVLEDVTDIVLNLKSVRFAMDTEEPQRIEFTANKQGAVTAEAIKGNQHVMVLNPDQPLFTLTEDKEVTFELEIRMGKGYVPADMHEGLSDEIGLIKLDASFSPVRKVAYTVEQARVGQMTNYDKLILEVWTDGSVSPEDAIAYSAKIIKEQISVFINFDERISEEENEQAAADSGLNENLFKGIDELELSVRATNCLKSANVALVGELVQRTESEMLKTKNFGRKSLDEIRRVLGEMELDFGMQVEGFEKKYQDWLKRKQQNEA